From Spirochaetota bacterium:
CCTATAGTATCAATAGGAAATCCTCCTCCAATATCTATTACTTCTAATTCAATATTATATCTTTTGTATACGTTTTCAAAAATATATAAACAATCTTGAATCGATTTTTCATAATTTTTTGAAGAGAAGCTTTGTGTTCCAACATGAAAAGCTACACCAATAGGATTAAAACCGAGCTCTCTAGCAAAATAAATTAATTCAATAGCATCTTCAACTGGGGCACCAAATTTTTGAGAAAGATCTGTTTGGACACCTTCAGATTTAGTAAATATTCTAACTATAGCATTTGGTATATGTTTTAGTTTGAATTCAGTTAAGTAATTTTTTAATTTAACTAGTTCATGAATATTATCAAATGTAAAAGCCCAAACTTTATTTTTGCATGCAGAATAAAGGCTTTTTTTATTTTTAATTGGATTTGCAAGGATCATTCTGTTACCTGGAATTTTCAATCTATCAAGAAGTTCTATTTCTCCAGCAGATGCAACATCAAAATTAAAATTATATTTTTTTAATAGTTCTATAATGTACTTGTCAGCGTTTGATTTAACTGCATAAAATGGTTTTATTTTAGGAAGATAATCTTTAAATAAATTTATAGACTTTAAAATTTCTTTTTGCTGAATAATTAAAAATGGGGTAGAATGTTTTTTTAATAATTCATTTGCGATAAGAATTTTTCTTGTTACTCTTTGGTTTTTATCTTTGTCAAGTATTTCTAAATAATTCATTTCTATTCCTTTAATTTATTATATTATTATATTTTTAATGAAAAATTGTTTTTAATTTTATTTAAAAATTAATAAAAATTAATCTATAAAATTGCTTGAAATCTATTTAAATTAATTTTCTAAAATGTAAAGAATTTTATCAAGACTTTTATAAATATTTTTATAAAAATTTAGTGAATTATATAAAAATTTTTCACTATCAAAAAATTTACAAAATTCAATATCAAGTATTTCTTTTTGAATAGTTAAATTTATAATTTTAAATCCTTCTTGATAATTTGAGATTTTATCTTCTAAAAAATTTAGTTGTAATAAAATAGAATCAATACTTAAATCATTTTTTTTATATTCAAATATTTTTTGATAAAGATATATTATATTTTCAATTAAAGTTTTTAGTTGATTTAGTTCTTCCTTTAATTTTTTTATATAATTACTATATGCTTCTTTATCAAAAAGTTGAACTTTTGTACTCTTATCTTTTTTAATATTTTCATATTCTATTTTTATTTTTTTTATTAAATTTTTAATATGTCTTTTTCTTTGGAGGGAAAATCTATCAAATTTATATTTAATAATATTTTCTGGATTTTTATAGATAAATTTTTCATTAAACAAAACATCATTTGTAAGAAAATATGTTTTATTATCAATATAATTTGAAAACCAATATGAAAACATTTCAAATTTTACATCTGTTCTTACTATTTCCCCTTTCAAATTTTTAAATTTAAAAGGTGAATTTTTTAACATAATTTTTGATATTATATCGATATAAGTTTTTTTATAATTATCAAAATAATAAAAAATATCTTCATAAAGACAATTTTTTGAATGTAACAAATTATCTGTATATGCTAAATCAAGTCCTATTAAATATTTAATTGGTGAGTTAAACAGTTTTGCAAGGTCATAGGCTGCTGAAGTTACTGTACCACCAGAAGAAAGTTCTATACATTTTTTATTTTTAAATTTATCAAATATAGGTATTGGATGAAAAAAAATAGAGGTAAAAATTATTACACCTTTGTATTTTTTTAAAAAAATTGGATTAATAGTTGGTGGAACAATACAAATTGGCAATTTATCTTTGGATATTTTATTTTGAATAGATAAAATGTAAGAATTATTTATGCTTTGAGCATCGAAAGATACAACGAAATCTGGATAAATTTTGTATTTTACTAATACTCTAAATGCAGTATCTACAGATATTATGATAAATTTGTCTTTTAATTTTTTTATTAATTCGATATTTTTATATAAGGAATTTCCAGCACCAATAATTAAGCATGGAATTTTATCCCCAATATTTTTTAATATAGCTACATTTGGGTAGGTTAAATAATATTTATGATTTTTTAATATATTAATTATCCATCTTTTACCAAATTTTTTAGCAGTTTCAATATTTATCTTTTTTTTGTTTATTAAAGAAATAATTTCATCATAAAAAGGTTTAATTTTATCAAGAATTTGAAAAAGTTCTGGAGTAATGAAAATATTGCAAGATGGAAATTTTATGGATTCTATAAAATTTAAAATTTCTTCCAAATCTGATGAAAACAATAAAATTATATCTTCAAAGTTAAAAGTGTTTAATTTATTATAATCATCTCTATTATTTATAGATAATTCTAATAAATTAAAATTGCTATTATTTTTTTCTAATTTTTCTTTAATAAGTCCCTTTTCGTGATATTTTTCTAATATAATAAAAATATATTTTTTGTTTTTATTACTTAAATTATTAAAAAAATAACTAAGTTTTAGAATAGTTTCAAATTTGCCAATTAAAACTATATTTAAATATGAATTTGAATTAATTATTTCTATGAATGATTGCTTAGTTTTTATTTCAATTTCCCTATTAAAATATATTTTATTAATGTTTAGTTGTAAATCATCAAAGTTTTCTTTTTTATATTTTTTATTTATAAGTGTAAGAAAAATAATATTTAAGTTAATTTTTTTATTTGAAAGATAATTCATTTATTCTAATAATTTTCCTCTTTTAATTTTAAAATAAGGTATTTAATATTTTTAAGATCTTCCCCTGGTTCAATGCTTTGATAATATACAAAGCCTGAACCAAAAACTTTAACTTTAATTTTTAATAGATTTGCAAGATAAATGGCTTCTTTTAATGTAAGATTAACAAATGAAGGAAGCTTGCCATTTGAGTTTAAATAAATATCTTCAACCTTTTTGTAATTTGAAAATTCTTCTATAATGCTTTGAATATCTTTTTTTATTTCTACTCTATTTTCTTTAATATCAATATAATTTTTTAGCTTAATAACTATCTCTTTAAATACTGGTGCAGCAACAGATCCTCCATAGATATTTTTTTTGGGATCGTAGAATATAATATAAATAGAATACAATCTATTTTTATAGTTGAAAAAACCTAAAAATGAAGCTAAGTTTTTATCTTTAAAATATCCTCCTTTAGGATCAGGTATTTGAGCTGTTCCAGTTTTTCCACCTATTTGGACCCCTTCAAGATTTATAAAAGCTTCTCTTCCTGTCGAGTCTTTAGAGATTCCTTCAATTAGTAACTTTTTAATAAATTCAGAAGTATTTTCAGAAACAGTTTTATGTAGAACTATAGGTTTTTCTTCTTTAATTCCTCCACCAGAGTATTCTATTTTTTTTATTAATTTAGGAGAAAAATAGTTTCCTCCATTTATTATAGAGGAAAAAGCTGATATCATTTGAATTGCAGAAACACCTATTTCCTGACCAATATTTATTATTGCTTTAGTCATTTTGGTCCAGTTTTTGGGAGTTTTTAAAATTCCTTTTGTTTCACCAGGAAACTCTATACCAGTAATTGAACCAAAATTTAGAGTTTGTAAAAATTTAAAAAAGGTTTCTTTATTTAAGTTTTCAGCTAATTTAATAGTTCCATAATTGCATGAGTATTTAAAAGTTTTTATAAGATCTATATTGCCATGCTCTGTTAAATCTTGTATTTTAATATTTTCAGTTAATTTATAATAACCAGTACAATAATCTTTAAAATTTAAGTTAATTAACCCATATTCAAAAAGACATGAAAAGGTAAAAACTTTAAAGGCAGAACCAGGTTCATATGAATCAATGAATAAATTGTTTTTAATTTGCTCCATATTAAATAGATAGTAAAGTTCAGGATCATAAGTTGGAAATTTAACTGCTCCTAATATCTCTCCATTTAAAGCATCTTGAACTATAACTCCACACCATTGAGGTTGTTCTTCTTCAAATCTTTTTTTTAGTATTGAGTATAAAAAGAATTGTATATTTGAATCTATTGTACTATAAATTTTATTTTCAGAATTGTATAATATGTTATTAGCAAAATACTCAATACCTTCCATACCCTGAAGATAAATATTGCAAAAACCTATTACATTTGAAAATAATTCTCCTTGAGGATAAACTCTTTTATATTCATCTTTAAAGTAAACTTTCTTTAATTTTTTTTCTTTTAAATTATTATATTCATCTTCAGTAAGAAATCTTTTTATCCATAAAAATCTATTTTTACTTTTTGTTTTTATTTCTTCTATTAAATTATTTTTATTAATTGATAATATATCTTCTAGATCACTAATTATTTGTTTATCTTTTTCTAGATTAACATTTGAAGGATCAATAAAAACAGATTTATACTTATAATTGCCTGCAATTAAGACTCCATCTCTATCAAATATAAGTCCTCTTTTTGTAATTGATGTGATATATAAATTTTCATTTTTTAGAAATTTATATTTTGAAAAAATATAAAAATATCTAATAAAAATAATAACAAATAGAATAAGTATGAATAAAATAAATTTTTTTAATCTTTCCTCAAATTGTATAAGCATAAAAATAATAAATAAATTATAAAATTTTTAATTTTTGTTTTCAGTTATTAATTTATAAATCTCTCCAGATATTTCAAATGAGGATTTTGTAGTCTTAAAAATTGGTATATCATTTTCTGAAGCTTTTATTATAGTTTCAGGATCTGGATCAGTATTATTTGATAGTATAATTCCTGCAATATCTTTTAAAGTAGCTACAGCAATTATATTTGGATGCTTCTGGATTGTTATCCATAGATAGTTTGATTCTATATTTGCAATAACATCAGATAGTAAATCAGAGCAGTAACCCCATGATACATCAAAATTTTTAATATCTACATCAGGGTTAACATGGATTAGATTTAATTTTTCTTTTATAATTGATAATTTCATTTTTATCCTCTTTTAATTAATTTTAATTATAATTTTGTAATGAATTTTAAATTGATTAATTAATATAATTTCAATAAATAAAAAATAGTTGCTAATTTTTTTAAATTAATCAATAAAGGCAATAGCTTCTATTTCTATGTCTGCTTCTTTTGGTAGCTTAGATACTTCTATAGTGCTTCTTGCAGGGAAATCATTTTTGAAGTATTTTGAATATACTTCGTTTACCGCTTGAAAAGTTGAAAGGTCTTTTAAAAAAATAGTTGTTTTTATAATATTGTTCAGAGTTAGATTTTTCTCCTTTAAAATATTTGAAATATTAATTAAAATCTGTTCAGTAGCTTCTTTTATATTATTTTTTATTAATTCTTTTGTTTGCGGGTTTATTGGTAATTGGCCTGAAATAAATATTAGTTTACCAACAACAACAGCTTGAGAATATGGACCAATTGCTTCAGGGGCATTTTTTGAGTAAATAATTTCTTTGCTCATATTAAAACTCCTTTTAAATATTATTATGGAATGTTTTATTATGGAATGTTGAATTAATTTAATATGATTATAAAAAAAAATAAAGTTATTATAATAAAAAAGTCGATAAAAAAGAAAAATTAAATAAAAATAGA
This genomic window contains:
- a CDS encoding DUF115 domain-containing protein, whose protein sequence is MNYLSNKKINLNIIFLTLINKKYKKENFDDLQLNINKIYFNREIEIKTKQSFIEIINSNSYLNIVLIGKFETILKLSYFFNNLSNKNKKYIFIILEKYHEKGLIKEKLEKNNSNFNLLELSINNRDDYNKLNTFNFEDIILLFSSDLEEILNFIESIKFPSCNIFITPELFQILDKIKPFYDEIISLINKKKINIETAKKFGKRWIINILKNHKYYLTYPNVAILKNIGDKIPCLIIGAGNSLYKNIELIKKLKDKFIIISVDTAFRVLVKYKIYPDFVVSFDAQSINNSYILSIQNKISKDKLPICIVPPTINPIFLKKYKGVIIFTSIFFHPIPIFDKFKNKKCIELSSGGTVTSAAYDLAKLFNSPIKYLIGLDLAYTDNLLHSKNCLYEDIFYYFDNYKKTYIDIISKIMLKNSPFKFKNLKGEIVRTDVKFEMFSYWFSNYIDNKTYFLTNDVLFNEKFIYKNPENIIKYKFDRFSLQRKRHIKNLIKKIKIEYENIKKDKSTKVQLFDKEAYSNYIKKLKEELNQLKTLIENIIYLYQKIFEYKKNDLSIDSILLQLNFLEDKISNYQEGFKIINLTIQKEILDIEFCKFFDSEKFLYNSLNFYKNIYKSLDKILYILEN
- a CDS encoding RidA family protein, yielding MSKEIIYSKNAPEAIGPYSQAVVVGKLIFISGQLPINPQTKELIKNNIKEATEQILINISNILKEKNLTLNNIIKTTIFLKDLSTFQAVNEVYSKYFKNDFPARSTIEVSKLPKEADIEIEAIAFID
- a CDS encoding DRTGG domain-containing protein, giving the protein MKLSIIKEKLNLIHVNPDVDIKNFDVSWGYCSDLLSDVIANIESNYLWITIQKHPNIIAVATLKDIAGIILSNNTDPDPETIIKASENDIPIFKTTKSSFEISGEIYKLITENKN
- a CDS encoding type III PLP-dependent enzyme, which translates into the protein MNYLEILDKDKNQRVTRKILIANELLKKHSTPFLIIQQKEILKSINLFKDYLPKIKPFYAVKSNADKYIIELLKKYNFNFDVASAGEIELLDRLKIPGNRMILANPIKNKKSLYSACKNKVWAFTFDNIHELVKLKNYLTEFKLKHIPNAIVRIFTKSEGVQTDLSQKFGAPVEDAIELIYFARELGFNPIGVAFHVGTQSFSSKNYEKSIQDCLYIFENVYKRYNIELEVIDIGGGFPIDTIGGSGTDNLATFFEELSEIYEKYELYKYKVIAEPGRIISGPCGTLVTKIIGKSKRFGKNFLFLDDGVYGCYSGVIYDHAKFNFIPLDKKFLDISYKDRLIPYTLAGPTCDSIDIIDENIFLPDNLEIGDYILSTDIGAYSIMSATAFNGFKPAKVLYLNNNDKLENEHIDIDFDIYSLNIVSENYNESEENN
- a CDS encoding transpeptidase family protein, whose translation is MLIQFEERLKKFILFILILFVIIFIRYFYIFSKYKFLKNENLYITSITKRGLIFDRDGVLIAGNYKYKSVFIDPSNVNLEKDKQIISDLEDILSINKNNLIEEIKTKSKNRFLWIKRFLTEDEYNNLKEKKLKKVYFKDEYKRVYPQGELFSNVIGFCNIYLQGMEGIEYFANNILYNSENKIYSTIDSNIQFFLYSILKKRFEEEQPQWCGVIVQDALNGEILGAVKFPTYDPELYYLFNMEQIKNNLFIDSYEPGSAFKVFTFSCLFEYGLINLNFKDYCTGYYKLTENIKIQDLTEHGNIDLIKTFKYSCNYGTIKLAENLNKETFFKFLQTLNFGSITGIEFPGETKGILKTPKNWTKMTKAIINIGQEIGVSAIQMISAFSSIINGGNYFSPKLIKKIEYSGGGIKEEKPIVLHKTVSENTSEFIKKLLIEGISKDSTGREAFINLEGVQIGGKTGTAQIPDPKGGYFKDKNLASFLGFFNYKNRLYSIYIIFYDPKKNIYGGSVAAPVFKEIVIKLKNYIDIKENRVEIKKDIQSIIEEFSNYKKVEDIYLNSNGKLPSFVNLTLKEAIYLANLLKIKVKVFGSGFVYYQSIEPGEDLKNIKYLILKLKEENY